The Stigmatella ashevillena genomic sequence CCACACCACCCGGTCACTGCCTCCGGTGGTGTCCAGCTGCGCGGAGGAGCCCGGCGGCAGCGCCAGCACCTGGGGATTGGCGCGCAGCTTCGCGTCCTTGCTCACCTCGAACTCGAGCAGGGCCTCGTCCCCCGTCCGGGTGTCGCGCACGCGAAGCTGATCCAGCCCCTGCCCCGTCCCGGCCTTGTAGACGCCCTCCGCGGACAACGTGCTGCCTGCCTGGGTGCGCAACAGCGTGAACTCGGCGCCGCCAATCAGCCCCTGGGTGGCCACCTGGAACGTCGTCCCCGGGCGCACCATGGCGCGGCCCGGGGCCACATCGAACGCCGCCACCACCTGCACCGTGGCGCGCGCGTCCGCCACCTGCACGCCCTGGGCATTGCCCGAGCACCGCGCATCCTCCACCACCAGCGTGTCCGTGCCCGGCGTGCGCCCCGCGATGAAGCTGCTGCCGATGAGCTGGCCCGAGGACCCTCCTGCCTCGGCACGGAAGCGGTAGGCGCCGCTGCCGCCCTTGGCGGTGAGGGCCACCGGCTCCAACACTCGCACTTGCGTGGAAGACACGGTGAGCGACAGCGGGCTCAGCCCCTCGCACGGATCCAGGACGGGCGGCTGCTCCAGGGGAGGCAACTCGTCCTCCGCGTTGCAGGCCAGGGTCAGGAGGGCGGCGAGGGGCACCGCGCGAAAGAGCAGTCGGGATGGCATGCGTTGACCTCGTCGCCTCAAGGGTTGGCGCCAGAAGACGCCCAGCGCTGAATGACGTTGATGAGCTGCGGATCCAAGGGGCCGTCCGCCGGCATGCGCTGATCCCTCACCGCCTTGACGATGAGCTCGGCGTTCTCTTTCCACAGCGCATAGGTGGCCAGCGACCGCCCAGGGCCCGAGACGTGGCACTGGGCACACCGCGACTCATGGATGGCCCGGACGTTCTGCTCCCAACTGAGCACCGTCGTCCCGACGGGCTGGTAATCGAAGTGCACCACCCGGCGCGTCTCGGTGCCATCCAGGAAGCGCGCCACCACGCTCAGCGACTGCCTGCCGGGCTCCAGCGCCGCGAAGGAGAAGGCCCGGGGCGTTCCGTCCGCCTCGGCGCCCCCCAGGCTGTAGGTGGGCCCCTCCGAGAGGATGTCCGTTCCCCCCAACTGGAAGAGCAGGGCCGCAGGGGCCGGGCCCGCCGGAGGAACGGCGCGCACCACCAGCCCATCGGCCACCACCTTCTGCCCCTGGTACAGCCCATTGACCCGCGCCACCGCGCCCCAGCTGATCGCCGCGGACTGCCCGCCCACCACCACCCAGGCACAGCCGCTCTCGTCGGCCGCCAGGAAGCGGAACTCGCGCATGTCCACGCCCATGGCCTCGCCCCACCGGTCCGCGTCCGCGTCATACGAGAGCAGCTGATCGCTGGACTTCACCCACAGGAACCGCCCCGCCGCCAGGAGCTGCGCGGGCCGCTGGGCGAACTCCACCCGCCGCCACCGCCGGTCCTTGAGGCGGAGGATCCGCTCCGTGGTGAGCGCCCACAGCTCCGCGCTCTGATCCTTCGAGGCATCCAGGGACACCAGGGACACCAGCGCCTCGTTCTCGTCCAGGGGAATGTCCGCTGCACGCACCTGATGCACATGGGCCGAGAGGGCCACCGCCACGTAGGGCTGGCCATCGCGCAGCATCCACAGGCCGGGGGCCGCATCCTCCACCGCGGGCGCCGCCGCCAGCGTGGTGATGCCCGTCAGCGACTCACCGCCCACCTTGAGCTCGGTGAGGTTCCCCTCCTGCAACCGGTACAGCCCCGAGGTGTGCGCCAGCCACACCGCGCCATCCGCCGTCTGCGCCGTGGCCACCAGCCCGGGCCCCAGCTTCGCCCGCCAGGACGGGGCAATCATCCAGCCGGAGTCCGCGATGAACAGGCCCGTATCCGCCTCCACCAGCGCGGTGCGAGGCCCGGTGCGGAACACGGCGCGCACCCGGCCCGGCACCACCGGATTGCCCGGATGGCTCACCAACTGCGCGCGCGTGCCATCCAGCCGGACGCGGACCGCTTCTCCCGCCGCGGTGACGAAGACGCCGCCTCCCGCTTGATCCGCGAAGCCGGAGCCGGGCGCCAGCGCCTGCGCCGAGGCGACATGGGCAGGCTGAAACGGAGCCGGCCGGGGCCGTTCCAGCGGGAGGGAGGAGGACGAACAGCCGCCAGTACCTGCGGCAGCTGCCAGGACGAGAAGGATGGGGAGGATGGCCTTCGCCCCACCCTTCTCCCGCGAGAAGGCTGTCATCTTCATCTGCTTCCGGTTCAGGCCAGGAGGGGCCGCAGGGGATCCACCCGGGTGATGCTGTAGTCGAGGTTCGCCGAAGCCAGCACCGTGGCGATGATGTGCTCGGGCAGGATGTTTTCCCCCCGAGGATCCGATGCTCCGGTCCGAAGGTCAAACGTGCCCGGGGACATGCCGATGTCACCGCTGCGGCCCAGCACGAAGTTGTGCTTCACCCCTGCCCCCATGAGCAGGCAGCTGTTGGAGAGGTGGTGGTCGCGTCCCCCCGAGGTGTTGATGGTCGGGGTGCGGGAGAACTCGGAGAACACCATGATGGTGGTGTGGTCCATGAAGTTGCCCCCGGACGGATGGTTGCTTGCCCGGAGGTCGTCCACCAGCGTGGCCAGCGCGTCGAAGCCGCGGCGCTGGTTGTTGGCGTGGGTGAGCTGGGTGCCGAAGTGCGTGTCCAGGCCGCCCGTCATGTTGATGGTGACGCACTGGCTGATGCCCTGCTTGAGGGCGGTGGCCACCAGCGCCGCGCGGCCCGCCTCGTTGTCGTAGGGCCCCGAGCCCGGCAGGCCGTACTTCTGGCGCAGCTCGGCGTGCTCGGGCCGCTCGAAGCGAAACGCGTTGTCCAGCCGGTTGGAGAGCACCGAGCGCATCTGGTCCTGGCTCGTCGCGTACGTCTGCCCCACCCCACGCGCCCCGTAGGCCGCCGCCTCGCAGGAGATGGGCTGGCCCCGGAAGTCCAGCAGCTCCTTCTCGATGTCGCTGTCCAGCGTCCGGGTGCTGGGCGACAGCGTCAGCAGCAGGTCCGCCGAGCGGCTCACCCGCAGGGCGTTGGCCTGGCCGGGGTAGCGGTCATTGTACGTCTCGATGTTGTAGGCGACCGAGGGGATGGGCACCGCGGGCTTGAACTGCCCGACGATCTCCGTGGCGGTGGACGAGCCGCGCGCCGCGCTGCCGATGGGCTGCTTTCCCGTGAGGAAGTAGCGGTAGCCCACCTCGTGGCCCAGCGTGTTCATGTTGATGCCGCGCACCACCGACATCAGGTCGAAGTGGTTCGACAGCCGACCCACCGCGGGACCGAAGTGGATGTTGGAGAGGACGCCGTTCTTCTCCGGCACCAACGGCCGCGACTCGAAGCGCGCGTCGTTGATGAGGTTGTAGCCCGGGAGGATCTGCGTGCTGGTGACCCGCTCCGGCGTGAACACGTCCGGGTCCTTCGGGTCGAACGCCAGCAGCTGATCCCAGCCACCGTTGAAGTACACGAAGATGAAGCAGCGGTCCGGCGGCGCCAGGTTCGTCGCGTCGGCGAAGGCACGGAAGGGCAGGCCTCCGAAGACGCTGGCCCCCATGAAACCGGCGGCGGCCTTGAGGAGGTTGCGGCGTCCAGGGCTGGGGGGAGTTGGGTTCTTCTTCATGATCGAGTTCCCCGGGGTTCAGTAGGTGATGAAGCGCGCGTCCGTCATCATGGCGATGCACATGACGGCGAAGGCCTGATCTGGCTTCTTGAGGGTCACTGCCCGGGCGGAGGCCTTGTTGAAGAGCCCCTTCCACTTCGGCAACTCTTCGCCCGCGAGCGGGGCCCCCCAGAAGCGGGTGGAGAGGTAGACGAGCAGCTCTTCCACCTGCGCATCGCTGAGCGCCTTCATGTCCTTGATGGCGCCGGGCACCGTGCGGCTGAGCACCCGGGCGTTGGGGTCCGTCTGGGTCAGCTCGGCGGCGGCCTGGTCCAGGCACACCTTCCGGGCCCCATCCTCCATGAACTTGGCGAACACCAGGTTGGGCTCGGTGTTCTCGGTGACGATGTTGGCGTAGTCCGCGCGGCCCAGGGAGGGCGCCAACGTTTCGAGCTCGTCCCAAGGACGGCCCACCGTCGTCTGAATGGACGTCTTGAGCTGGGCCACGGTGAGCCGGCGCGGGGCACGGCCCACGGAGCCACCCTGCTCCTCGGGATCCGGCAGGGGGATCACCCCTCCTTCCCCTCCCTCTTCCCCCTCATGTGGGTTGGGGATGGGATCCAAGGTCCCTTCTTCCGGCGGAGGACGGACGGGCTGTTCATCGTTACTGGAGCAGGCGGGGGCAAGCGCGAGCAGCGCGAGGGCGACGAAGCGGCGCATCAGTCGATCCTCCGGTAGGCATTGGTCATCACCAGCGTCTCGATGAGTGACTTCAGACTGTGGTGGTTGCTGGCAAAGTTCTTGGACAACGAGTCGAGGTACAGCTGCTGCTCCTGGGTCGTCATGGCCCTCCCCAGGAACTCGTTCCAAATGCGCTTCACGGTGCAACGCTCCATGTCGCCCGTCTGCATCATCCGCTGCACCAGCAGGGCAGGGCCTCCCTCGATGTTCGGCTCCTCGGAGGACGTGCGGTACAGGTACGTCTTGAGCATGCCCAGGGAGTTGGCCCCGTCCTCGTCGAACGCCTGCATGACGTAGGCGCCGCACTCGCCGCCGCAGGAGGTGTCCCCGTTCAGGGCGCACGTCTGGCACTTCGGATCAAAGCGCGGGTAGCGCTCCGGCGAGAGGAACAGCGAGTTGCGCTCGTCGAAGCGGCCCCAGTGCGCGCCCGTGGGCTCGATGGTGGCGTGGCAGTAGTTGCAGCCGGCGCGCCGCGCGAGGTTGTTGTCGCGGTGGCTGGGGTCCTCCGGCGGGGGCAGCGGGTCCTTCGACGGCACGAACGTCTTGCAGAGGAAGGCCTCGTAGAACTCGTTCACCCGGGCACGCTGCGTGGGGAACCGGTACAGGAAGGACGGGGTGGTGAGCACGCCCGAGTGGAACGCGCTGCGCGTGTACTCCTGCCAGGTGCCCGGCTGGTTGTACGCGAGGGCCGGCACCGTCTCCAAGGGGGCGGGCGCCGTGACGTTGAAGATGCCCACGCCCTGCCGCTGCCGGTAGAACTCGGACAGCGTGCCGTTCACGAACGAGCGGCGCGTGGTGAGCAGGTTGTAGTAGGGCTCGTCGTTGCGCACCACCGAGTCGGCGATGAGCTCCGGCTCCAGGTTGAAGGCGTCGGTCC encodes the following:
- a CDS encoding DUF1501 domain-containing protein; this translates as MKKNPTPPSPGRRNLLKAAAGFMGASVFGGLPFRAFADATNLAPPDRCFIFVYFNGGWDQLLAFDPKDPDVFTPERVTSTQILPGYNLINDARFESRPLVPEKNGVLSNIHFGPAVGRLSNHFDLMSVVRGINMNTLGHEVGYRYFLTGKQPIGSAARGSSTATEIVGQFKPAVPIPSVAYNIETYNDRYPGQANALRVSRSADLLLTLSPSTRTLDSDIEKELLDFRGQPISCEAAAYGARGVGQTYATSQDQMRSVLSNRLDNAFRFERPEHAELRQKYGLPGSGPYDNEAGRAALVATALKQGISQCVTINMTGGLDTHFGTQLTHANNQRRGFDALATLVDDLRASNHPSGGNFMDHTTIMVFSEFSRTPTINTSGGRDHHLSNSCLLMGAGVKHNFVLGRSGDIGMSPGTFDLRTGASDPRGENILPEHIIATVLASANLDYSITRVDPLRPLLA